DNA sequence from the Ktedonobacteraceae bacterium genome:
CAGGCGCCAGTCCTGCAAGAGGAAGGCCTTCTCCATTGAACGACGCGACGGAGGGTTATCGAAGGAGCGCGCCGGCACGTAGCGCGAACTCGCCTTCACAGAAGGCAATGGAAGACTTGCCCGCGTTTCCAGCAGACGAGCCGCCTCAACGCCGGCGTTCTCCGCTGGTCGCATTGCTGGCCCTGGTGGTGCTGATAGCGTTGCTCGTTCCCCTGGTCTACGCGCTGGTTCCGCGTGGTGATAGTGGAAATGGCAATAGCATTAATAATGCCGGGCAAACCTCGACATCGGCAGCGAATTCGCCAACATCCAGGCCTTCTCCGACGCCGAACCTGACGGCTACGGCCCTGGCGGCCGCTGCTGCTACTGCTACCGCGCGTGCCAATGCCACCGCGACGGCCATTGCTGCTGTTACCGCGACCGCGCGGGCGCAGGCTACTGCCACTGCCGGAGTCATCGTGACGGCAACATCCGGCAAGCCGGGTTACTCGGATGCATTGAATAATGCCAACAATCCCGCTACTGTAGCCGCCGATTGGGATCAGAGTAGTTCATGCGTCTTCCAGTCTGATGGCTATCACGCCATATCGGGGGGTGGATTGCAGGGCTGCAAGGAAGCCGCGAATACATACCAGAATGTCGCCATCACCGTCAATATGCGTATTCTCAGCGGGCATTCCGGTGGCCTCTTTTTCCGCGTGAACACCAATTTCTTCGGCAGTTATTCCGGCTACCTGTTCGAGATAGACAGCACCGGCAGGTACAAGATTTCCCGCTCTTCGAATTATTCGCTCAACATTACCACCTTGCAGGATTGGACGGCTTCATCGGCTATCAAGCAAGGTAATGCGGTCACAAATACCTTGCAGGTGATTGCGAAAGGAAACAGCCTGTCTTTCTATGTGAACGGTGTGTTTCTCGTCACATTGACCGATTCAACCTATTCATCAGCTGGCGGAGTTGCCTTCCTCGCGTCAGGCTCTGGTACTCCAACCGAGGTGGTGTATAGTAATCTAAAGATATATCCGTCTTCGTAGGGGCGGTGGTTGTGGTCGCCCATTTTATCGATAGTAAGGAGCTTAACATATGCGCACGCTTATCACCAATGGTCATATCGTCACTGCAACCGGTGATTTTCAAGGTGATATCCTCATCGATGACGAGCAAATCACGGCAGTAGCTTCGCCGGGGACTTTCTCGGCCCTGCAAACTGATACAGTGCTTGATGCGCAGGGCAAGTATGTATTTCCCGGCGCTATCGATGTGCATACGCATATGGAGCTGCCGCTTCCCACGACGGTCGCAAGCGATGACTTCGAGACCGGCACTATCGCCGCCGCCTGTGGTGGCACCACCACTATCCTCGATTTCGCCAACCAGCAGCGCGGGCATAGCCTGGCCGAAGCCCTTGAAGCCTGGCATCACAAAGCTGATGGCAAAGCTGTGATCGATTATGGCTTTCACATGACAATTACCGATCTCGCTGCTGCCCCTGAAGAAGCAATGGATGAGATGGTTGCGGCTGGCCTGACTACCTTTAAGCTGCTGATGGCTTATCCAAACACTTTCATGGTCGATGACGAGACGATCTATCGCGTATTGCGCCGTTCAGCCCGGCTGGGCGGGTTAGTGATGGTACACGCGGAGAACGGTATCGTGATTGATCTGATAGTCAGGGAGGCTGTTGCGGCAGGTCATACCGCGCCGGTATATCATGCGCTGACCCGACCCGGCATTCTGGAGGGTGAGGCTGCCCAGCGCGCCATAACGCTGGCAACACTGGCGGAATCGCCTCTTTACGTGGTACATGTCAGTTGCGCGCACTCCTTGCGTGCCGTGGCTGCCGCGCGGGAAAAAGGCTTGCCGGTCTGGGGTGAGACATGCCCGCAATATCTCTTTCTCAATGATAGCTGTTATGCAGCCCCCGGTTTTGAGGGCGCGAAGTATGTTTGCACGCCGCCCATGCGCAGTCTTGCCGATAATGAGGCGCTCTGGCTGGGCCTGCAGCGTCGCGAACTCTCGGTTGTTTCAACAGATCACGCTCCATTCAACTTTCATGGTCAAAAAGAACTTGGTCTGCACGATTTCACGAAGATACCCAATGGTCTGCCGGGGGTAGAGCATCGCGTCATGTTGCTCTACCAGGGTGTGCGCGAGGGGAAACTCAATTTGCAACACTTCGTTGACCTGGTTTCGACCATGCCCGCCAAACTCTTCGGCCTTTTCCCGCGCAAGGGTACGATTGCTCCCGGCAGTGATGCCGACCTGCTGATCTTCGACCCCGAAAAAACGCTGACCATCAGCGTCAAAAACCAGCACCAGCGTGTCGATTACAATCCCTACGAAGGCATGCATGTGCAGGGCGTACCCGATACGGTGCTGCTGCGTGGCAGGCTAATTGTGCGGGATGGCCAGTACGTTGGTGGCAAGGGCGGGGGCCAGTTTTTGGCCCGCAAGACGTTTACCGAGCCTTGATTATTTATGATGAAAAAGTATCCTGGACGTGTCATTGATTATTTACGATGAAAAAGTGTCCTGGACATGTCATTCTGAGCGCAGCGAAGAATCCAGAGGAACCACGGCGCGATCTGGCTCACGAGGGATTCTTCGCTGCGCTCAGAATGACATGAGAGAGAGACTTTTTCATGTTGCCACTAAAAGTAATTCGACGAGATCCCGCCATCGATAATCAACCAGGCCCCTGTCGTCCAGGATGACTCATCCGAGGCCAGGTACAGTGCCATGTAGATGATATCGTTGGGCTCGCCAAAACGTCCCAGGGGAATACGGTTCAGGCGCAGGTTGCGTGCCTCTTCACTTGTCCAGAGCGTGCGCAGCAGGGGAGTCTCGATAGGGCCGGGACAGATGGCATTGCAACGAATTCCGTAGCGCCCATATTGAACAGCGAAAGACTTCGTCAGTGAAAGCAGACCCCCCTTGGATGCGGTATAAGCATCCTGTGGCACCGTACAGCCCATGAATGCAACAAACGAGGCAATATTGATGATTGACCCCTTTTCCTGCTTCATCATATGGGGAATAACGTACTTGGAACACAGGAATGCGCTTTTGAGGTTCACATCCAGAATCCGGTCCCATGTGGCTTCACTGAGGTCAGTCACGCTGCCATCATCTTCCGGCATAATACCCGCGTTGTTATAGAGTACATCCACACGGCCAAATTCATCGATAGCCGTGCTGACCATATGCTTCACCTCATCTTCAACTGCTACGTTCGCCCGCACGAAAATGGCCGTGCCGCCGGCGTCGCGTATGCCCCTGACGGTTGACTCGCCCATTTCCGCGCTGATATCCGTCACCACAACGCCCGCGCCTTCGCGCGCGAAGAGTTCCGCGGCTGCCTTGCCCATGCCACTGGCCGAACCGGTAATGATGACTACTTTGTTGGATAATCTCATAACGATGGCTCCTTCTCAACAGGGCGAAGCAGGCCGACTACATTCTTGTCTTTCTCGCCCGGGGTGGGTTCATAATGGATAGCTGCCGCCCGGTACTGCATCATTGAGGGCCCATTGCTACTCATACTCGATTTCCCTCTGCTAGCCGGTTATACACATCTGAGGTTAAATCAACCATACCATCGGTCCCCAGCCGCGTCAATGGGCAAAGTAATGGTATTCGTTCATCACTGCATGGCTACTTTACCCATGCAATGTCCATCATTCTTGAAGTCTAGGGTAAGTGTATTATTGCGAGCACTATTGCCAGCGCGAACACGGCCCCAAACTGGAAGTGCAACATGGCCGTTCGCTTAATACCGGTAATAAAAGCTCTACGTTCCGTTGCAGTGAGTACCGAGCGTACATTGGAGAATGCCAGGGGAAATGTAATCCAGACCAGCAGGCTAAAAAGTGGTAGGATGCCGGTTAAGGCAAAAATCGTTACGGCGACATAGCAGCCAATCAACAGTACTGCGTGGAAGATTTGCCCGAAGCGCTGACCAAAGCGTACCGGCAGCGTGCGTTTCTGCACTGCCAGGTCATCCGCATAGTCGCGCATGTTGTTCATGTTGAGTATGGCCGTCACCAGAAAACCTACCGGCACGCTTGCCGCAAACGCTCGCCATGACCACTGCGGAATCTGTACGTAATACGCGCCCCAGGTCATCAAGAAGCCCATCGCTATATACACCAGAATATCGCCAAGACCACGGCTGGCGAATTTGAGCGGCCGGGCACTGTAGAAGTAGGCTATCACTATGCCTACCAGCCCGAATAAGAGGATCAATGGCCCTACCAGCAAGGCCAATCCCAGGCCCAATAGCGCGGCGAGAACAAAACAGGTGACACCTCCGGCCTGCACCTGCTTCTCCGTCATCTCATTGCGGAAGATCACCGTCATTGATCCCAGCGAGCCTGGATGGTCAAGCCCATAGCTGTAGTCAAAATATTCGTTAAAATAGTTCGTTCCAATTTGCAGGAACAGCGATGCGAACAACGCCAGCAGGAACGGCACGATATGGAATACTCCCTCGTAAGCGGCCACCGCCGTTCCCACCAGCACAGGACTCACCGAGGCCGTCAATGAAAAGGGACGACTGGTTTTAAGCCACACCCTCCAGGATGGAAAGCGTTTCTTAGAATCAGTTGTAGGAAATTGTTCCATGCTCATTTATTCCGTTTTCTTCGTCTTCGCCTGTTCGCGCTGGCGTTTTGCCTCTAACAGCTTGCTTGCGACCGGCGTGTCCTGTTGTTCTTCCGATGTCTCAGTTTTAACCGGGCTTTTCGGTGTTTTCTCAATAGCCGGTTTTGACTGTGATTGCCGCGGAATATTGCTCATCTGTTGTTTCACCTGAATGGGTGGAGATTGCGGCTTGAAACTCGTGGCACGATTCTGGCGCTCCTGGCGACTTGTGCGTATCGTCCCCAGCAGCGCGTTTCCTGCTGTTTCTGAAACGTCCTGTAGTGCCAGCCTTGAGCGATGCAGGCTTAGATGGGCAATCAACCATTGCCAGCTTATCACCAGGAATTCCAGGCTGGAAAGGCGACGTAAGGCGATATCTACCGGCAGGAGTAAGGCCGCCAGCGCCAGCAGCCAGAAGACAATTGGCACGGCAGCTGAGACCGGCTGCAAATTATTCGCGAACGCAGCTGTGTAATCTGTTGGTCCTAGCAGATTGCCTCCATCAGCCGCGGCCAGCTGCGCCAGGAATGCCCGATTTGTCCCTGTATTCAGGTACTCTGGTGAGTAGGGAACTACTAACCCCGTGGTGCTTGCCAGCTGGCTTCCACCCTGGGATTTCCAGGTGACCTGCAACAGGTAAGCTCCGACCTGTTCAGCCGGAAAATTGCCCTGCCATCGCAGAGGCGCCGCTGGCTGTAATGTCACCGTTGATTTTGAGAGGTCGGGATTGATAATGGTTGCCGATACCTGCGCATTGCCTCCCGTCCCTGCTGTGCTACCGGATGGCAAGTCCACTGTTATCTGGCCCGTGCCACCCACTACCTGCGTATTCACATCTAATGCGCTTTGCGCCGAAGGTAGCGTCCATGTCACCAGATTCGCCCACCAGCGTGCGGCATTGTTCCATCTCAACCAGTTTGCCGTCCACTGGCCGAGCGCGTCGCTTGTCCAGGCTACCACGCGTCCCAGGCCGTATTGCCATGCTGCCAGCACGGGGTCATCCTGGTCGCTGATCAACACCAGTTGCGCCGCCGGTTTAGGCGTCGTTGCGACATAACCGTTCAGCATGGGAAGATTGCCCAATCCTGTCAGAATGGGATTCGCTCCCACGATGGCCGGAAGGAAGGGCTCCTGGACGATTGCGCGTCGCGCCGCCTGCTGCGTCTCCTTGAGCAAAATCTGTGGAATGGTAGCCGGATTATCGGCGCGATAAAAACGCCCCTTACCCCATGCCGCGATCTGCTGCATGGTATTGAAGTCAGCGAAAGAGGATGCGTTCGTCTCTACCGTCGAAACCGTAATACCCTCTTTTGCCATCTTCGTCACTTGCGCGAAGTAGTTATCGTAGGCATCGCCATCGCCCAGCAGGATCACATGCTTGATTTTAGCATTTGTGTGCAGCAGAACCTGTTCCGCGTTCGTCAGGTCGGGCATGTAGCTTGGCGGATCATCTGGGCTCATGGCATCGATGGTTTTATCAATGGCCGCCGGGTTCGTCACATGCTGCATCGGCACAACTAAGCTGCCATATGCGTCTGAGACTCCCACCTGGTCGCGCGGAGTCAACAGGCTAATCACGCCTTTCGCGGCCACTTTCGAAATATTGATCTCGGCGTCATTCTCCAGGCTTTCAACGATCAGCACCACGGCGATGCTCGGCGTATCTTTGTGTTGCGGTATCTCCATGCTCACCGGCAGCGTCTCCTCAAGCGGCGTACCCGCGTAGCCTCCCACGCCATAGCTATTCTCGCCGCCACTCACCACCAGCCCGCGGCCAAGGTCGCGCACAAATGCCTGCAGCACCTGCATGCGCGCTGTTCCCAATTCGACAGCGGGCACATCTGCCAGCACAACTGCGCTGTAACCTGCCAGCCCATCCAGTGTCACCGGCACATCGTTAGGCGTACCCAGCGTCACATTAATCTTTGTCGCCTGCAGCGCAGCCACGATATTGTGTCCCTCGCCGGGTTGTCCCTCGATCACCAGCACACGCGGCGGCCCCTGCACGTTTACAAAAGTCGAGGCCACATTATTTTGTGGAATCGTATCCAGGGGGGCAGCCAGCGTTACACGAAATGTATGGAAACCCGGCGGCGGGGCCGATAAACTGAAGCTGACCTCCTGCTGACCGGCAACCATATCAATGGTCTCCGTCGTTAGCAAGGTTTGATCAAGATACAGGCGCAGCGTTGCGTGCTGGGCAACGGTGCTGAAGAGGTTCACATGTAATAGAAAGCGTTCATTTACCTGCAACTCGCCGGGCGCATTAAGACCATTGATGCGCGCCTCAGAGCCAGTAGAGGTTGGTAGGGGAACGATATCGAGCCGGATACCCTCCTGCTGCAATAATTGCGCTTCCTGCAGGGCGTCTCCCAGGTTCTGCTGCCCATCCGTCAAAAGCACGATGCGGCGCATACTATCCGTCGGCAAAATGGCCGCCGCCAGCCGCAAGCCAGCGGCCAGATCGGTGAAATTGGTATCGGGCGTAGACTCAAAGTGCGAGAAATCTACCTGTGAGCCTACCGATTGTTCTACCAGCGCATTACGACCCACCGCCACGATGCCAACCTGGTCGTCAGTACTTTTATGTTGCAGCGCATTGGTGATCCATTGCTCGATAAAAGCGCGTTGCGAGGTCGTACTATCGGAAATGTCGCCGACAAATACTACCGCCTGCCGCGATACTGGCATTGAGAACGCCGCACCCGCCAGCGCGCTGATCACCAGCACGAACAATGCTAGCCGGCAGACTAGAATCAAAATCTGCTGCCGGCGAGGGAACGGCAGCGACATATTGCGCCACGTGAGAAATACCAGTATTCCTATCGGTAGTAGTAGCAACAACAGCCAGGGCTGTTCAAAGGTCAGCATCATCGTTCCCTTTATCTGATTTCGCTATCTGGCGAGCAACCAGGGCGTACCCTTGCCGCCCGGCATGTCATTCTGAGCACAGCGAAGAATCCCTTATCTTGACCGCAATCGAATGCCATTACGCCTCACCTGCTTGACTGTTTTAACAATACGACGCCTCGTCTCTCTATACTGCGCCTCTACTGCATCCTGTATTCCGCCGAAGAGTCCTGTATGCCTGATTAACTGTCCCTGCCCGTTATAGCGTGATAGATATCCTACACTTTGCCCTGTTCCGCTAGCCGCCTTACGCGCATAACCCCGGCTAAAGAGCCACCATTCGGCGCACAGGACCAGCAAGAAAAATGCCGCAATCCAGGGCCAGATTTCACGTAACACACGTGGCACAGCGCTGCCATCCGTTGTGAAACTGCTGCTATGTATAATGGGCAGCGCGTTTGCCGGTGCCAGGCGCGATTGCGAAGGGTCGAACAAATTCACGGCAAAGGCGCCATCCCGTACCTGACCCTGCACCTGCTGAGCCACCAGGTAGATGCCGGTAGCATCCGTCCGCGCGAAAGCCGTCGCCGGAAATGGGGGCGCAACCGTAACCGGCTTTTGACCCGGCGCGGTAATCGTCACCGAACTTGCTCCCGGCCAGGTCGCAATCGTCACCGGTGTGCCCGGTGAAACCTGTCCATCTCCCGCCACCGGCTGTGGTAGAAACCAGTTGACCATGTTGTAGATCAGGATAGGGAAACTGGGCTGCAGCGGAAAATCACTATCATGCAGATCGAAACCCAACGCCGCCACGCGCCGGTTATTCGTGATGCCGGCGATCAGCAGCGGCGTCTGGGGAGTAGTAATCACCGGCTGTGCCCATGCTGCCGGAGTAAGTGGGTGGCTAGCACGCAACACATGAATGCTGCTCAAATCGACATCTTGCAGCAAATCGGCGCTATCATTACCGGCGCTAATTTGGCTCACGCTGATGTCCTGCCCCGCTTTACCAAAGATATACGAACCTGCCGGGGGATTTACGAAGAACAATCCCCCGGGCGGCAATGCCGGTGGTACAAATCCGTCGAATACCGTCAAATCAAACCCACCCGTATTGACGTATTTGGCCGGGGTCGTCTCATACAGATCGATATTCGATTGCAGGCGCAGGGCCGCTTCAAGGAAGCTATTGCCTTTCGTTACCAGCAATACTTTGCCGTGTAACGAACTGCCTGCAATGGCCCACGCATCGTGATCGACCGTCATCGGGTCCTGCACATCCAGCTTCGCGTGCAGGAAATGGGTCGTCGCGGGCAATGGCCCCCATTGCAAGGAACCGCTTGCTCCTGGCGCCAGTTCAATGTTTTGCACGCCAATCAGTTTGCCATCGGCATATAGCTCGACCGGTATCGAGCGCTGTGAATGACTATAATTGGCGACCTGCGCCAGCGCCGTTAAATTACCATCCAGGTTACGCGAAGCCAGGGCGATCAACGCGACATTACCGGCATCAGTACCGATTTTCAAGTAACGCACGGGAACCGGCAGCGCCAATGCCTGGTCGGGCGACAGGACATGCCCATCGCCAACCACTAAAATCTGCGTGTTCGGGCGCCCGGCCGCCAGCGCCGTTGCCAGCGAAAGCGCCTGCTCAATGTCGGCATCCTGGTTTGTTACCTTCGCTCGTTGCAGGGCCGCATCCAGCTGTCCCTTATCCTGTGAATTCGCAATCAACACCTGCGGCGTGCGTGCCATGGTAATCAGAGAAACGCGATCATTGGGGCCAATGCCCGCGATCAGATCGCTGATCTCGCTCTTCGCCTCCTCAAATCTACTTGGAGCTACATCGGTGGCCTGCATGCTCGCCGAGGCCTGTAAGATGATAATAGTATTGCCGCTGATGGGACTGCTGAAAAAGGTCGCGGGACGTGCCAGCACCAGCACAACCACGCTTGCCGCCAGCAACTGCAACAGCAACAGTGGCGTAATGCGCAAACGCTGCCACGGGCGGCTTGCTTGCAAATCCTGCAAAGCCTGCTGCCATAACAGCGTACTGCTGACGACCCGCTCCTGCCGTTTGGGCCGCATAAAGTAGAGCAACAGTATGATTGGTATGATAATGCCGAAGGCCAATGCCGCCGGAACCAATAATGTCATTTCACCAACTCGACCTGTCGTAATAATCGTTGTACAATATCAATCACTGCCGTATCGCTAGGGATCATCGTATACGTCATCGCCTGTGCATGGGCGAACGAGGCCAGTTCCTGCGTAAATTGCGCCAGGCGCTGCCGGTAGGCTTGTAAAACCGCTGACGAAGCGCTAACCTCGATGCTCCCCGCGCCCTCGCTGTCTTTCAATCGCCAATCGCCCTGCAAATCAGGTTCAAGCTCATCCGGCGCCAGTATTTGCAACAGCGCGACCTCCTGGCGCAGCTGCCTTACCGCTCGCAATCCGGTCGCGTACCCTCCTGGGGCCAGAAAATCTGAAATGACAATCGTCAGTCCGGGACCGGTTGCCACGCGTCCCAGATCGTAGAGTGCCCTGTTCAAATCGGTCTCCCC
Encoded proteins:
- a CDS encoding protein kinase — translated: MAALEGRTLNRYQLRRMVGRGGMADVYEAYDEHFQRRVAIKVFKREEESMLLRFMREARLMASLNNPHLVPVYDMGECEIDGFTRYYIVMPFMEGGTLRTRIRRSPLTLDETCTCLQDIASALDYIHARGIIHRDIKASNVLLDAAGKCYLTDLGIAHIVTDATQLTTTGNVLGTVDYIAPELFKPNRKSDVRSDLYSLGVLLYEMVTGQLPFTSENQIAVVSMHMNMPPPSPRLLAPHVSPQVEWVMLRALEKDPEQRYASAGELADAFYQAVALSSNSSSQEDNNVSTIDADRLVLPPAMANPSWQNSLPVAGASPARGRPSPLNDATEGYRRSAPARSANSPSQKAMEDLPAFPADEPPQRRRSPLVALLALVVLIALLVPLVYALVPRGDSGNGNSINNAGQTSTSAANSPTSRPSPTPNLTATALAAAAATATARANATATAIAAVTATARAQATATAGVIVTATSGKPGYSDALNNANNPATVAADWDQSSSCVFQSDGYHAISGGGLQGCKEAANTYQNVAITVNMRILSGHSGGLFFRVNTNFFGSYSGYLFEIDSTGRYKISRSSNYSLNITTLQDWTASSAIKQGNAVTNTLQVIAKGNSLSFYVNGVFLVTLTDSTYSSAGGVAFLASGSGTPTEVVYSNLKIYPSS
- the hydA gene encoding dihydropyrimidinase yields the protein MRTLITNGHIVTATGDFQGDILIDDEQITAVASPGTFSALQTDTVLDAQGKYVFPGAIDVHTHMELPLPTTVASDDFETGTIAAACGGTTTILDFANQQRGHSLAEALEAWHHKADGKAVIDYGFHMTITDLAAAPEEAMDEMVAAGLTTFKLLMAYPNTFMVDDETIYRVLRRSARLGGLVMVHAENGIVIDLIVREAVAAGHTAPVYHALTRPGILEGEAAQRAITLATLAESPLYVVHVSCAHSLRAVAAAREKGLPVWGETCPQYLFLNDSCYAAPGFEGAKYVCTPPMRSLADNEALWLGLQRRELSVVSTDHAPFNFHGQKELGLHDFTKIPNGLPGVEHRVMLLYQGVREGKLNLQHFVDLVSTMPAKLFGLFPRKGTIAPGSDADLLIFDPEKTLTISVKNQHQRVDYNPYEGMHVQGVPDTVLLRGRLIVRDGQYVGGKGGGQFLARKTFTEP
- a CDS encoding glucose 1-dehydrogenase: MRLSNKVVIITGSASGMGKAAAELFAREGAGVVVTDISAEMGESTVRGIRDAGGTAIFVRANVAVEDEVKHMVSTAIDEFGRVDVLYNNAGIMPEDDGSVTDLSEATWDRILDVNLKSAFLCSKYVIPHMMKQEKGSIINIASFVAFMGCTVPQDAYTASKGGLLSLTKSFAVQYGRYGIRCNAICPGPIETPLLRTLWTSEEARNLRLNRIPLGRFGEPNDIIYMALYLASDESSWTTGAWLIIDGGISSNYF
- the menA gene encoding 1,4-dihydroxy-2-naphthoate octaprenyltransferase, with protein sequence MEQFPTTDSKKRFPSWRVWLKTSRPFSLTASVSPVLVGTAVAAYEGVFHIVPFLLALFASLFLQIGTNYFNEYFDYSYGLDHPGSLGSMTVIFRNEMTEKQVQAGGVTCFVLAALLGLGLALLVGPLILLFGLVGIVIAYFYSARPLKFASRGLGDILVYIAMGFLMTWGAYYVQIPQWSWRAFAASVPVGFLVTAILNMNNMRDYADDLAVQKRTLPVRFGQRFGQIFHAVLLIGCYVAVTIFALTGILPLFSLLVWITFPLAFSNVRSVLTATERRAFITGIKRTAMLHFQFGAVFALAIVLAIIHLP
- a CDS encoding glutamine amidotransferase; translated protein: MMLTFEQPWLLLLLLPIGILVFLTWRNMSLPFPRRQQILILVCRLALFVLVISALAGAAFSMPVSRQAVVFVGDISDSTTSQRAFIEQWITNALQHKSTDDQVGIVAVGRNALVEQSVGSQVDFSHFESTPDTNFTDLAAGLRLAAAILPTDSMRRIVLLTDGQQNLGDALQEAQLLQQEGIRLDIVPLPTSTGSEARINGLNAPGELQVNERFLLHVNLFSTVAQHATLRLYLDQTLLTTETIDMVAGQQEVSFSLSAPPPGFHTFRVTLAAPLDTIPQNNVASTFVNVQGPPRVLVIEGQPGEGHNIVAALQATKINVTLGTPNDVPVTLDGLAGYSAVVLADVPAVELGTARMQVLQAFVRDLGRGLVVSGGENSYGVGGYAGTPLEETLPVSMEIPQHKDTPSIAVVLIVESLENDAEINISKVAAKGVISLLTPRDQVGVSDAYGSLVVPMQHVTNPAAIDKTIDAMSPDDPPSYMPDLTNAEQVLLHTNAKIKHVILLGDGDAYDNYFAQVTKMAKEGITVSTVETNASSFADFNTMQQIAAWGKGRFYRADNPATIPQILLKETQQAARRAIVQEPFLPAIVGANPILTGLGNLPMLNGYVATTPKPAAQLVLISDQDDPVLAAWQYGLGRVVAWTSDALGQWTANWLRWNNAARWWANLVTWTLPSAQSALDVNTQVVGGTGQITVDLPSGSTAGTGGNAQVSATIINPDLSKSTVTLQPAAPLRWQGNFPAEQVGAYLLQVTWKSQGGSQLASTTGLVVPYSPEYLNTGTNRAFLAQLAAADGGNLLGPTDYTAAFANNLQPVSAAVPIVFWLLALAALLLPVDIALRRLSSLEFLVISWQWLIAHLSLHRSRLALQDVSETAGNALLGTIRTSRQERQNRATSFKPQSPPIQVKQQMSNIPRQSQSKPAIEKTPKSPVKTETSEEQQDTPVASKLLEAKRQREQAKTKKTE
- a CDS encoding BatA and WFA domain-containing protein codes for the protein MTLLVPAALAFGIIIPIILLLYFMRPKRQERVVSSTLLWQQALQDLQASRPWQRLRITPLLLLQLLAASVVVLVLARPATFFSSPISGNTIIILQASASMQATDVAPSRFEEAKSEISDLIAGIGPNDRVSLITMARTPQVLIANSQDKGQLDAALQRAKVTNQDADIEQALSLATALAAGRPNTQILVVGDGHVLSPDQALALPVPVRYLKIGTDAGNVALIALASRNLDGNLTALAQVANYSHSQRSIPVELYADGKLIGVQNIELAPGASGSLQWGPLPATTHFLHAKLDVQDPMTVDHDAWAIAGSSLHGKVLLVTKGNSFLEAALRLQSNIDLYETTPAKYVNTGGFDLTVFDGFVPPALPPGGLFFVNPPAGSYIFGKAGQDISVSQISAGNDSADLLQDVDLSSIHVLRASHPLTPAAWAQPVITTPQTPLLIAGITNNRRVAALGFDLHDSDFPLQPSFPILIYNMVNWFLPQPVAGDGQVSPGTPVTIATWPGASSVTITAPGQKPVTVAPPFPATAFARTDATGIYLVAQQVQGQVRDGAFAVNLFDPSQSRLAPANALPIIHSSSFTTDGSAVPRVLREIWPWIAAFFLLVLCAEWWLFSRGYARKAASGTGQSVGYLSRYNGQGQLIRHTGLFGGIQDAVEAQYRETRRRIVKTVKQVRRNGIRLRSR